In Vidua chalybeata isolate OUT-0048 chromosome 5, bVidCha1 merged haplotype, whole genome shotgun sequence, one genomic interval encodes:
- the RERG gene encoding ras-related and estrogen-regulated growth inhibitor, which yields MAKSAEVKLAIFGRAGVGKSALVVRFLTRRFIWEYDPTLESTYRHQATIDDEVVSMEILDTAGQEDAIQKEGHVRWGEGFVLVYDITDRGSFEEMLPLKNLLDEVKKPKNVTLILVGNKADLDHSRQVSTEEGEKLATELACAFYECSACTGEGNIMEAFYELCREVRRRKMVQGKTRRRSSTTHVKQAINKMLTKISS from the exons CTCTCGTGGTGCGCTTCCTGACCAGGCGGTTCATCTGGGAGTACGACCCCACGCTGG AGTCGACATACCGTCACCAAGCTACCATTGATGATGAGGTGGTTTCCATGGAGATACTAGACACAGCTGGCCAG GAGGATGCCATTCAGAAAGAAGGACACGTGCGATGGGGCGAGGGCTTCGTGCTGGTTTACGACATCACGGACAGAGGCAGCTTCGAGGAAATGCTGCCGCTTAAGAACTTGTTGGATGAAGTCAAAAAGCCCAAAAATGTCACCCTGATCCTGGTGGGGAACAAAGCAGACTTGGATCACTCCAGGCAAGTCAGCACGGAGGAAGGTGAAAAGCTGGCCACGGAACTTGCGTGTGCTTTTTACGAGTGCTCTGCTTGCACGGGAGAGGGCAACATCATGGAGGCCTTCTACGAGCTCTGCCGGGAGGTGCGGCGCCGCAAGATGGTCCAGGGCAAGACTCGGCGGCGGAGCTCCACCACCCACGTCAAGCAGGCCATTAATAAGATGCTCACCAAAATCAGCAGCTAA